In the Bradyrhizobium guangzhouense genome, one interval contains:
- a CDS encoding nuclear transport factor 2 family protein, producing MDQQRLDRLAIRDLVENWAVWRDAGDWERFATVWHEEGWMSATWFQGPARDFMRVSQEGFARGVRILHFLGGCSIDLSGERAIAQTKMTISQRATVHDVLCDVVCTGRFYDFLEKRKGRWGIVRRQPIYEKDRIDPVDPAAELRLDQQALAALPEGYRHLAYMQELIGYKVKRDMPGLIGPEVEKLYGEGRDWLAGKAE from the coding sequence ATGGACCAGCAACGCCTCGACCGCCTCGCCATCCGCGACCTCGTCGAGAATTGGGCGGTGTGGCGCGATGCCGGCGATTGGGAGCGTTTTGCCACCGTCTGGCACGAGGAAGGCTGGATGTCGGCGACCTGGTTTCAGGGACCCGCGCGGGATTTCATGCGGGTCAGCCAGGAGGGCTTTGCCAGGGGTGTCCGCATCCTGCACTTCCTCGGAGGCTGCAGCATCGACCTTTCGGGCGAGCGGGCCATTGCGCAAACCAAGATGACGATCTCGCAACGGGCCACGGTGCACGACGTGCTCTGCGATGTCGTCTGCACCGGGCGTTTCTACGATTTCCTGGAGAAGCGAAAGGGCCGGTGGGGCATCGTCCGCCGCCAGCCGATCTACGAGAAGGACCGGATCGATCCGGTCGATCCGGCCGCAGAGCTTCGCCTCGACCAGCAGGCACTCGCCGCACTGCCAGAGGGCTACCGCCACCTCGCCTACATGCAGGAATTGATCGGCTACAAGGTCAAGCGCGACATGCCGGGCCTGATCGGCCCTGAGGTCGAGAAGCTCTATGGCGAGGGGCGGGATTGGCTGGCGGGGAAGGCCGAATAG
- a CDS encoding response regulator, translating to MSRSQLVAEHLPLLRRYARALTGSQASGDAYVAAMLEAMLGDPSVLDESHGPRAGLFRLFTQIWNSVSVNDDAEVATLPMPPERRLSNITPLPRQAFLLLSLEGFSEEEVAFVLGTDVAETRRLADAAGREMAAEIATDVLIIEDETFIAMDLESLVKNLGHNVVGVARTHADAVALAKNKRPGLILADIQLADGSSGLDAVNELLRTFEVPVVFITAYPERFLTGERPEPAFLISKPFQPAMVSAVASQALFFQRNSRNRAPKAPAA from the coding sequence ATGTCCCGTTCACAGCTCGTTGCTGAACACTTGCCGTTGTTGCGCCGGTATGCGCGCGCCCTGACGGGCAGCCAGGCCTCCGGCGATGCCTATGTCGCAGCCATGTTGGAAGCCATGCTTGGAGATCCCAGCGTGCTCGACGAGAGCCATGGGCCGCGCGCCGGCTTGTTCCGGCTGTTCACCCAGATCTGGAATTCGGTTTCTGTCAACGACGATGCCGAGGTGGCGACGCTGCCGATGCCGCCGGAACGCCGGCTGTCCAACATCACGCCGCTGCCGCGTCAGGCCTTCCTGCTGCTCTCGCTCGAAGGGTTTTCGGAGGAGGAAGTCGCCTTCGTCCTCGGCACCGACGTTGCCGAGACGCGCCGGCTGGCCGATGCCGCCGGTCGCGAGATGGCGGCGGAGATCGCCACCGACGTGCTGATCATCGAGGACGAGACCTTCATCGCCATGGACCTCGAGAGCCTGGTCAAGAATCTCGGCCACAATGTCGTCGGCGTCGCGCGTACCCATGCCGATGCCGTGGCGCTGGCCAAGAACAAGCGGCCCGGCCTCATCCTCGCCGATATCCAGCTCGCCGACGGCTCGTCGGGCCTGGACGCCGTCAACGAATTGCTGCGCACCTTCGAAGTGCCGGTGGTGTTTATCACCGCCTATCCCGAGCGTTTCCTCACCGGCGAACGTCCCGAGCCGGCGTTCCTGATCTCAAAACCGTTCCAGCCCGCGATGGTGTCGGCGGTGGCGAGCCAGGCGCTGTTCTTCCAGCGCAACTCGCGCAACCGCGCGCCCAAAGCGCCCGCGGCCTAA
- a CDS encoding NepR family anti-sigma factor — MKDLKSQASKSTTPGKGGLTPEIQSRIGHQLRAMYDDVVRQGVPDRFAELIKKLDAPGSGSQNENGAGGSNDNNGRD; from the coding sequence ATGAAAGATCTCAAGTCTCAAGCCAGCAAAAGCACGACCCCCGGCAAGGGAGGCCTCACTCCGGAGATCCAATCCCGGATCGGGCATCAACTGCGCGCGATGTATGACGATGTCGTGCGGCAGGGGGTTCCGGACCGGTTCGCGGAGCTCATCAAGAAACTCGATGCGCCGGGAAGTGGATCCCAAAACGAGAATGGGGCTGGGGGCTCCAACGACAACAATGGGAGGGACTAA
- the htpG gene encoding molecular chaperone HtpG: MTTSDTATHTQPFQAEVSELLHLMVHSVYSETDIFLRELVSNASDACDKLRYEAIANPALLGEGDALKIRIIPNKTAGTLAIVDNGIGMERQELIDHLGTIARSGTKAFVSKLKEAKDGLGLIGQFGVGFYSAFMVAEKIVVISRRAGESDVWTWTSSGGSGFEIARASDEEAGRVTRGTEIVLHLKDDARKYLETYEIERIVSAYSDNILFPIELVPEEGEPRQINSASALWQRSKSELTPEDYKKAYQQIASAFDDPAMTLHYRAEGRYSYAVLLFAPSTKPFDLFEPNRKGRVKLYVRRVFITDDADLLPGYLRFIRGVVDSEDLPLNISREMLQNNPQLAQIRKAVATRVVNELESLAEKDAENFAKIWDAFGAVLKEGIYEDFERREKLLALSRFTTTSGEKRALKDVVADFKPNQTEIYYLVGDSIERLKSSPRLEAAAARGIEVLLLSDPVDAFWTSMPSEFEGKPLKSLSQGDLNLDLIPRVDDKEEAKKDEPAADEAATIAVIKAALGERVSDVKASTRLTSSASCLVADSQGPSRELERILAQQNRGMRTRPILEINLRHPMVTAITRAQAGSTTVDDLSLLLLEQAQILDGELPEDPAAFAARLNRLVLQGLG; encoded by the coding sequence ATGACGACGTCCGATACGGCCACGCATACGCAGCCTTTCCAAGCCGAGGTTTCCGAGCTGCTGCACCTGATGGTGCATTCCGTCTATTCAGAGACCGACATCTTCCTGCGCGAGCTGGTCTCCAACGCCTCGGATGCCTGCGACAAGCTGCGCTACGAGGCGATCGCCAATCCGGCGCTGCTGGGCGAGGGCGACGCGCTCAAGATCCGCATCATCCCGAACAAAACCGCGGGGACGCTTGCCATCGTCGACAACGGCATCGGCATGGAGCGGCAGGAGCTGATCGACCATCTCGGCACCATTGCCCGCTCCGGCACCAAGGCCTTCGTGTCGAAGCTGAAGGAAGCCAAGGACGGTCTCGGCCTGATCGGCCAGTTCGGCGTCGGCTTCTATTCCGCCTTCATGGTTGCCGAGAAGATCGTCGTGATCAGCCGCCGCGCCGGCGAAAGCGACGTCTGGACCTGGACGTCGTCGGGAGGCTCCGGCTTCGAGATCGCGCGGGCGAGCGACGAGGAGGCGGGGCGCGTAACCCGCGGCACCGAGATCGTCCTGCACCTGAAGGACGACGCCAGGAAATATCTCGAGACATACGAGATCGAGCGCATCGTCAGCGCCTATTCCGACAATATTCTCTTCCCCATCGAGCTGGTGCCCGAAGAGGGCGAGCCGCGCCAGATCAATTCGGCGAGCGCGCTGTGGCAGCGCTCGAAATCGGAGCTGACGCCCGAGGACTACAAGAAGGCGTATCAGCAGATCGCCTCCGCCTTCGACGACCCCGCCATGACGCTGCATTACCGCGCGGAGGGCCGTTACTCCTACGCCGTGCTGCTGTTTGCGCCCTCTACCAAGCCATTCGACCTGTTCGAGCCGAACCGCAAGGGCCGCGTCAAGCTCTATGTCCGCCGCGTCTTCATCACTGACGATGCCGACCTCTTGCCGGGCTATCTCCGCTTCATCCGCGGCGTCGTCGACAGCGAGGATCTCCCGCTCAACATCTCGCGCGAGATGCTGCAGAACAATCCGCAGCTGGCGCAGATCCGGAAAGCGGTGGCGACCCGCGTCGTCAACGAGCTCGAAAGCCTCGCCGAAAAGGACGCTGAAAACTTCGCAAAGATCTGGGACGCTTTCGGCGCTGTGCTGAAGGAGGGCATCTACGAGGATTTCGAGCGCCGCGAAAAGCTGCTCGCGCTGTCGCGCTTCACCACCACATCAGGCGAGAAGCGCGCGCTCAAGGACGTCGTCGCCGACTTCAAGCCCAACCAGACCGAGATCTACTATCTCGTCGGCGACAGCATCGAGCGGCTCAAGTCAAGTCCGCGGCTGGAAGCCGCAGCGGCGCGCGGCATCGAGGTGCTGCTGCTGTCCGATCCGGTCGATGCCTTCTGGACATCGATGCCATCGGAGTTCGAGGGCAAGCCGCTGAAGTCGCTGAGCCAGGGCGATCTCAATCTCGACCTGATCCCGCGCGTCGACGACAAGGAGGAGGCGAAGAAGGACGAGCCCGCCGCAGACGAGGCCGCCACCATCGCGGTGATCAAGGCGGCGCTCGGCGAACGCGTCAGCGACGTCAAGGCCTCGACCCGCCTCACCAGCTCCGCCTCCTGCCTCGTCGCTGACAGCCAGGGCCCGAGCCGCGAACTCGAGCGCATTCTGGCGCAGCAGAACCGCGGCATGCGCACCAGGCCGATCCTGGAGATCAATCTCCGCCACCCGATGGTGACGGCGATCACCAGGGCCCAGGCCGGCTCGACGACGGTCGACGACCTCAGCCTGCTCCTGCTCGAGCAGGCGCAGATCCTGGATGGCGAGCTGCCGGAGGATCCGGCCGCGTTTGCGGCGAGGCTGAACCGGCTGGTGCTGCAGGGGCTGGGCTGA
- a CDS encoding sigma-70 family RNA polymerase sigma factor, producing the protein MPLTNSLRDDILAAVPSLRAFAISLSGNADRADDLVQETLLRALANIDSFQPGSNLPAWLFTILRNLFRSDYRKRRREVEDAEGNYAKTLKTQPSQNAHLEFEEFRTALEKLPQDQREALILVGASGFSYEDAASICGCAVGTIKSRVNRARSKLAALLYVDGAEDFGPDETVRAVIGGSGG; encoded by the coding sequence ATGCCTCTCACAAACTCCCTGCGTGACGACATTCTGGCGGCCGTGCCAAGCCTGCGCGCGTTCGCCATATCGCTCAGCGGCAATGCCGACCGCGCCGACGATCTGGTGCAGGAGACGCTGCTCCGCGCGCTCGCCAACATCGACTCGTTCCAGCCCGGCTCCAATCTGCCGGCGTGGCTGTTCACGATCCTGCGCAACCTGTTCCGCTCCGACTATCGCAAGCGGCGGCGTGAGGTCGAGGATGCCGAGGGCAACTATGCCAAGACGCTGAAGACGCAGCCTTCGCAGAACGCCCATCTCGAGTTCGAGGAGTTTCGCACCGCGCTCGAGAAGCTTCCGCAAGACCAGCGCGAGGCGCTGATCCTTGTCGGTGCCTCCGGCTTCTCTTATGAGGACGCGGCCTCGATCTGCGGCTGTGCCGTCGGCACTATCAAGAGCCGCGTCAACCGCGCGCGTTCGAAGCTCGCCGCGCTGCTCTATGTCGACGGCGCCGAGGATTTCGGACCCGACGAGACCGTGCGGGCGGTGATCGGCGGCAGCGGCGGATAG